The Thalassotalea sp. LPB0316 nucleotide sequence TCTCAGTAATTTCGTCGTTGCCTTGCAGGTTAGCAGAGAGCGTTAAGTCATTAGTTGATGAAACTTTTTGCATAATATCGCGCATTTCACTCACTTTATTAATGATGCTGCGGCTGATGTACAAGCTCAAGAAAACGGCTGCACCGATAATGATCACTAAAATAAACACCGCCAGCTGTTTAAGTGACTGAACACTTTGCTCTACATATTGCTTGGTGTCGACCAATATTACTGCTAAGCGCTTTTGAATATCGTCTGCCACCTTATTCATATCACCTAACATGCCCTGATCATAGGCGTAACCCAAGACTCGTTGAGCGTCGACCAAATTGAGGAAATCGCGTTGATAGGCCGCGAGTAAGTTAACTAAGTCATCTTTTGCGGTAGCACTTTGATCACTTGCTCTTATTTTATCAGAAAGTAGCTGGGTGTTATTTTGTAAACGCGTGACATATTTATCGTCGAGGCGCAGCATAAAGTCTTTTTCGTTTCTGCGCAGCTGTAACATGCCCGCTAGCAACTCGTAATCACTCGAGCCGAGCATTTCTTCTACCGAGTGAACACTTGCTCTTAAGCTACCGTACAGGCCATCTTTAGGATTTAGCCCAATCAACTTTTGCTGTGTCACAACGTTGTTAAAAAGTAGCTCGTAATCTTTGAGTTGACCTTCGATACCACCAATGGCTGATGTTTCAACATCAAAGCTTGCAATATCGGCCTTCAATACCGCAAGCGTTTGCTTAACTTTTTTAATCGTTTGTAAGAACTGTTCGGCATAGGCTTCATCTTTCAATGCCAAAAAGTTTTTCTGCTGAAGCTCTAGCTGAGACATCTCATTCTCAACCAAAGCGAGTTGGCGAGTAACTTTTACCTCTAATGACGTTTTGTATAAGGCGTAAAACAATATGCCTAACATTATCACTAACGCACAGATAAAAGTGGCAATATTTAATAATAGTTTTTGCTTTATGGTCATTAAAAAACCTCAGAAAATGGATTAGCTCTCTACTCAGTATAGACACTATTTAGAAAACACACTTTTTCTAGGTTAAATAATTTTATCAACAACTTGCTCGTTGGTTAAATCAGTCCCTTCGGCTCAAAAATTTCGTTAATTCTTCTTCTGGCAATGGCTTAGCAATGTAGTAGCCTTGAACGGCATCACAACCGAGCTTTCTCAGTAATTGAAGCTGGTTAGCATCTTCAACACCTTCAGCAAGTACTCGCTTGCCCAAACCATGTGAAAGTTTGATCATCGACTTAACAATTGTCACATCAGAATCATTGTTGGCAACTTCTTGAATGAAACTGCGATCTATTTTTATTTTGTCAATGGGCAGTTTTCTCAAGTAGGCTAGTGAAGAATAGCCTGTACCAAAATCATCAATTGACACGCGAATACCTAAATTTTGCAGTTTTATGATGGTATCCATCACACTCTCAATATCGTTGATCACAACATTTTCGGTAATTTCAAGCTCGATACTGCTCGGTGGAATTTGATATTGATACAGCAATGATTGAATGTAGCCAACAAATTGCGGATCTTGGAATTCTACCGACGTCACGTTCACAGCAATCGTTACACGGCGTTTAAACTCTTTTAACCAGTGCTGGATTTTTTGGGCGGAAAGCTCAAGCACATAGTGATCAAGTTCGCGGTTCATCGACAACTGTTCAATTTTATCTAAGAATTGTCCCGGTGCTAATAGCCCTTTTTCAGGGTGTTGCCATCGCACGAGTGCCTCAACCCCTTCAAGCTTATTTGAATAAAGATTCAACTGAGGCTGAAAATACAAAATAAACTCATTGTTTTCAAAAGCGTGATTGAGCTCTTTTTCAATCGCCATCAACTCTCTGCCTTTGGCTTGCATACCCTCGATATATTGAACGCTAGCAATACTTTCAGTTTCAGCGTGGAATAGTGCTAGATTGGCTTTTTTTAACAAATCCTCTTCGTCATCGCCGTGATCAGGATACAAGCTATAGCCAACACTCGCCTTGAGCTCAATGTTATGCTCTTGATACTCATATGGCGCTGAGATGATGTCGTGAATGTGATCGGCCGCTTTTGACAGTTGTGATAATTCGTGTATTTCAATCGCAAAAACAAATGAGTCGCCACTTAGACGGCCAACGACATCCGGCAACAAAACACTTTGCGATAAACGAATAGCTACTTGAGCTAAAATATAATCACCAGCGCTCAAGCCATAGGTGTCATTGATAAATTTAAACCTTTTTATATCGATCAGGTAAATAGCTAATCTAGCACCACTTTGTTGACTTTTTTCCATAGCAAAAGGCAGTTTTTCAAGTACTTGCTCACGGTTTAATGCACCGGTTAACTGGTCGTGCTTACCTAAATATTGCGCACGATTTATCGCTGTTATCGCAATATTGCGCTCTGCGCCCTGCATCCAAATAAGCATTGCATAACCAAGTACCGCATAAGCGCCACTATCAAAAACCAATATCGCACGCACAATATCGCCAAAATAATCAGTGCCTAATAGCATTACTGATGCCAAAGAGTAAGAAACAAAACGGAAGCCAAGTGCCAAAAATAGCCACATAAATATTCGGCTAGCAAAAAACGATTTGGGTTGATTAAACAACCAGAAACTCGACGCTAAAAAGCCACAGCCAACGATAAATGCATTCAAGCTTTCTCTTAAATATAATCGATTAAAAGTGGCGTAATCATCAAAGGCAAACAAGATCACCGAAAAGAAAGTAAACAAAGTTACCAGGAAAATAGTCCCCCAGAGGCGCCTGGGAATAATGTCGCTACCGCTCACCGCTTTGTATATTGCCCAAAACAGCATAAGCGTAGATAAGTTAAAACTCAGCTTATTTAGAAAAGTTAAACCGATTAGTATTGGATCAGTTGCCTTGGTGATATCAAGGAAAATCATCAGCAGAAGGACCAATCGGTTTACCACCAACCACCCTAAAGCGATTACCCATAACTTAACGTAAGTACGACCGAAGCCTCGATAAAACATGAACAGAAAAAAAGCCAAAATCATCAACACCATGGTTTCGACGAAATACAAAAGTGGGCTGGTAAAAAACTGTTCTGCCATTAAATCGATTCTTATAGTAGTTATACAAGACTAGAATATCTTATTGTTATTGTAATACAAATTGTATAACTGCGGAATCAATTGCTATCAATTAGCTTATTTGATAACCAATCACACGTAATAGCCTAACCGCACAACCACTCAATAACCAATGAGGTTAAATTCTCTCGAGATAACTATTGTAGAAGCCCACTAACTCGTTATACTGATAGCGACTATTCTAGCCTCAAAGAGCATATTTTATGGAATATAATACTTCTGAACTTTGCGACATTTATGCCGATTTAATTGATGTTGTTGATCCGATATTTAGTAACTACGGTGGCCGATTTTCGTTTGGCGGTAAAGTCGTGACGCTCAAGTGTTTTGAAAACAATGGTCTGATCAAAGAAGTATTATCTCAAGATGGCACGGGGCAAGTATTGGTTATCGATGGCGGCGGCTCAACGCGTCGAGCACTATTAGATGCCGCGATTGTTGCTGTTGCTCAAGAAAATCAGTGGGAAGGGATCATCTGCTTCGGTAGTGTTCGCGATGTTGATGCTTTAGAAGATTTTGATATTGGCATCCAAGCGTTAGTGTCTATTCCTGTTGGTGCAAACGATGACGACACAGGAGAAGCTGATGTTGCCATTAACTTCGGCGGTGTTACGTTCTTACCGGATGACCATGTTTATGCTGATAATACCGGCATCATTTTATCGCCAGATCCACTCGACATCGAATAATTAATCTGCCTGCTGCTCTTGGTAAGCTATCCACTTAGCTAACCATTGTGGTGCCTCGGTTGATAACACCGCAGGGGCAATAATTTCTCCTTGTGCATTTTCACCATCGAGTTCCCTAAATAACAATTCAACCGCAGCACTGTTCACATGAGTACCAACTAGCGGTAAATTGATCACATTAGCAAGGTGAATTAACGCTTGCACAATGGCTTTTTCAGGCTCTCTATCATCTTTAAACGTTAATGTCGCACAACTAATTCTCACTTGATCAACCGCTAAACGGCGAACATATCTCAGTGCCTCATAGCTCCCCGAGAACTCGTTAATTGAAATTCTAACACCGACTTGTCGCAGTTGATCAAAAGCCAGCTTCACTCTATCTCCAGCAGAAAGCAATAAATGTTCAGAAATAGAAATCATCAAGTTCCTCGGCGACAATTGTGCAGCCTTTAATTCAACTTCTATGTACTCTACCGTGACTTCATCAAGTAGTTCTAAGCTTTCGAGATTAATCGACACCGGCTTTGCGAGGCCTTTATCATCAAGCTCAGCAAGCCAAGTAAGTGCTCGCTTAAACAATAATTGAAAAACCGTAAAAGCATCGCCGCTTTGCGCCGCTAACGACTGGACTTCATTTTGCTCGAGTACTAGATCCTTGTCGTAAGACCAACGAATTAACACTTCATAACCAATGACGTCCTTGGTTTTTAAGTTGATTTGTGGCTGAATAAAATAGGTAAAGTCGTCGACTTCTATCGAAGACTTTAATCGTTCCATTCTGACGAGTTGGGCTTGAGATATTTGGCTTAGTGATTGGTCAAAAAAGTAAATTGGCTGATGCAATTGTTCAGCTTTAAGCAGGGCATCTTCTGCTAGTGCTATCGCTTGTTTGACTGAGCTATCCCCTTTACTGAGCATCGAAATGCCAAAAGCCAATTCGAAATTCATCGTATAACTCTTAAACGTCATAGCTTGCGGTAATGCACCAATAAGCTGCTGGCAAACATGTTCAACAACCTGGCGATCTTCGTGTTTGTTGTTTGTCAGATCTAAGACAATTAGAAAGTGCAAACTATGTAAACGAGCAACATAAAAAGGGATATTAGCAAAAGATAGATTAATCAATCCATCAATCGTCAGTGACTGTTTTTGCATACTAAAGGCAAGTTGTAATAACAGTGCGTCTGAGTTCTCATAGCCGAGTATTTTATTAGCCTGAGCAAAGTTAACCGGTTTAAACGCTATGGCGGCAACCCTATTGTAGTCGCCGGATAACAGTGAATATTCTAGTTTTTTGATCGCTTGACCTTGCAGTGGAAAGTTAGTGACGGCATCGCGAGCATAAAGTTGCCAGTCTTCATGATCCAAAGTATGCGAAGAGTGCTTACCACTACTTGGTTGGTACTTCACTAGCGCCCAGCTAAAGTGTAAGAGAACAATAAGGTAACCTAGACCAATGACTTGATAGATATGTTGCTCATCAACGAGCTCATTGAGCCAGAGCCAGAAAGTGGCACCGCTAATTAAGGTTACGAGAAATGCTACTAATAACCAGAAAAAGCTGCTTTGTTGCTCTCTAATAACCAAGTAGCCTCGCCAGTATGCCAAAATACCGGCGATTAAAAACCATACCAACCACGTCACTTTGTGATCTAACTCAGGAAAAACGAACAAGCTAAGTTCAAATAGCACAAAAAACGCCAACAATAATAAGGTTAGCCAGCGCAACTTAGGCATGGTTAATTCTTCAAACCAATCCGCTTTGTTAGGCACTAATAAGAGCAGTCCTAAGTATGCATTTGCTGCTGAACAGAGCCAAATATGATTATCTTTTAAGGAAGACAGATGGATGTTTTGACCGACACAGCCAATGAAAAATAACAAAGCAATAAACAACAAACTCGGGAAAACAAAAATCGTAGGCTTTTCGACGGAACGAGCAATGGATAACGCTAATACAGGTAACGAGAGGCCAATAATAAAGCCATATGACAGCTGAGTCAGCGTATAGCCAGCGGTTTGAGCACTAGCGGAAAAAGAAACAGTGAAGGTGAGTAGCAATAAAATTCGAATATATGACATGCAGTACGACTAATCCTTGGTTAAGCATTAATTCAATGCTCGATACCAAATAGCCTTTCTACCCTATTCCCTAGCTATTTGGTATCTCATTTAGCCTATGCAATAAAACAATTTTTGTACAGTTTTTTGAAGAAAACGTACGAAAATATTATTACTTAGAAAACTCGACGGGCGCATTCTCAATCACTCGCTCGCCATCTTTAAACAACATCGTTAAGGGATTTACGCCAAACTGGTAGCATAATTCCGCTGGTTGGGTGATATCCCAAAGCGCAAGGTCAGCATCCATACCTATTTTTATTTGACCTTTATCCTCTGACAACCCTAGTGCTTTAGCTGCATGACAAGTAACGCCCGCTAATGCTTCACTCGGTGTTAATCGAAATAATGTACATGCCATATTGAGCATCAACTGAAGCGAGTTAATCGGTGATGAACCGGGGTTGGCATCACTGGCAATAGCCATAGCGACACCGTGTTTGCGCA carries:
- a CDS encoding methyl-accepting chemotaxis protein encodes the protein MTIKQKLLLNIATFICALVIMLGILFYALYKTSLEVKVTRQLALVENEMSQLELQQKNFLALKDEAYAEQFLQTIKKVKQTLAVLKADIASFDVETSAIGGIEGQLKDYELLFNNVVTQQKLIGLNPKDGLYGSLRASVHSVEEMLGSSDYELLAGMLQLRRNEKDFMLRLDDKYVTRLQNNTQLLSDKIRASDQSATAKDDLVNLLAAYQRDFLNLVDAQRVLGYAYDQGMLGDMNKVADDIQKRLAVILVDTKQYVEQSVQSLKQLAVFILVIIIGAAVFLSLYISRSIINKVSEMRDIMQKVSSTNDLTLSANLQGNDEITEMSKVFNEMLAAFRHLIVECNQSVETVNVATQSLAENISIANAGVDTQMQQTDLVATAVTEMVATVDEIAKNTNEAAHKAQVTTENAERGRNGVSSTIEQISMLSAALEESEQIVTELAKDSHTIGSVLDVIRGIAEQTNLLALNAAIEAARAGEQGRGFAVVADEVRTLASRTQDSTQEIEGIISSLQSRTKEIVEHMGTCRKQGDDSAEQASSAGKMLEEITNDVSLIMDMSTAIATAIQEQSTVASEVNEHVVMIRDVTEQAAHSAKQNEHMSEELSQQAKVLHAEVSRFHV
- a CDS encoding putative bifunctional diguanylate cyclase/phosphodiesterase, encoding MAEQFFTSPLLYFVETMVLMILAFFLFMFYRGFGRTYVKLWVIALGWLVVNRLVLLLMIFLDITKATDPILIGLTFLNKLSFNLSTLMLFWAIYKAVSGSDIIPRRLWGTIFLVTLFTFFSVILFAFDDYATFNRLYLRESLNAFIVGCGFLASSFWLFNQPKSFFASRIFMWLFLALGFRFVSYSLASVMLLGTDYFGDIVRAILVFDSGAYAVLGYAMLIWMQGAERNIAITAINRAQYLGKHDQLTGALNREQVLEKLPFAMEKSQQSGARLAIYLIDIKRFKFINDTYGLSAGDYILAQVAIRLSQSVLLPDVVGRLSGDSFVFAIEIHELSQLSKAADHIHDIISAPYEYQEHNIELKASVGYSLYPDHGDDEEDLLKKANLALFHAETESIASVQYIEGMQAKGRELMAIEKELNHAFENNEFILYFQPQLNLYSNKLEGVEALVRWQHPEKGLLAPGQFLDKIEQLSMNRELDHYVLELSAQKIQHWLKEFKRRVTIAVNVTSVEFQDPQFVGYIQSLLYQYQIPPSSIELEITENVVINDIESVMDTIIKLQNLGIRVSIDDFGTGYSSLAYLRKLPIDKIKIDRSFIQEVANNDSDVTIVKSMIKLSHGLGKRVLAEGVEDANQLQLLRKLGCDAVQGYYIAKPLPEEELTKFLSRRD
- the rraA gene encoding ribonuclease E activity regulator RraA; the protein is MEYNTSELCDIYADLIDVVDPIFSNYGGRFSFGGKVVTLKCFENNGLIKEVLSQDGTGQVLVIDGGGSTRRALLDAAIVAVAQENQWEGIICFGSVRDVDALEDFDIGIQALVSIPVGANDDDTGEADVAINFGGVTFLPDDHVYADNTGIILSPDPLDIE
- a CDS encoding EAL domain-containing protein, which codes for MSYIRILLLLTFTVSFSASAQTAGYTLTQLSYGFIIGLSLPVLALSIARSVEKPTIFVFPSLLFIALLFFIGCVGQNIHLSSLKDNHIWLCSAANAYLGLLLLVPNKADWFEELTMPKLRWLTLLLLAFFVLFELSLFVFPELDHKVTWLVWFLIAGILAYWRGYLVIREQQSSFFWLLVAFLVTLISGATFWLWLNELVDEQHIYQVIGLGYLIVLLHFSWALVKYQPSSGKHSSHTLDHEDWQLYARDAVTNFPLQGQAIKKLEYSLLSGDYNRVAAIAFKPVNFAQANKILGYENSDALLLQLAFSMQKQSLTIDGLINLSFANIPFYVARLHSLHFLIVLDLTNNKHEDRQVVEHVCQQLIGALPQAMTFKSYTMNFELAFGISMLSKGDSSVKQAIALAEDALLKAEQLHQPIYFFDQSLSQISQAQLVRMERLKSSIEVDDFTYFIQPQINLKTKDVIGYEVLIRWSYDKDLVLEQNEVQSLAAQSGDAFTVFQLLFKRALTWLAELDDKGLAKPVSINLESLELLDEVTVEYIEVELKAAQLSPRNLMISISEHLLLSAGDRVKLAFDQLRQVGVRISINEFSGSYEALRYVRRLAVDQVRISCATLTFKDDREPEKAIVQALIHLANVINLPLVGTHVNSAAVELLFRELDGENAQGEIIAPAVLSTEAPQWLAKWIAYQEQQAD